One window of the Anolis sagrei isolate rAnoSag1 chromosome 5, rAnoSag1.mat, whole genome shotgun sequence genome contains the following:
- the LOC132776578 gene encoding polycystin family receptor for egg jelly-like, translating into MHCPVLLIFFLRYSFCYTTAAPIHFLPPPLLVICTDPQQRVYQRHDTEHHISCIWAGKIELKYSRNRGLSLDIKVGKPGVQVPPHCRWYRDSNLLENTNHWSGQVVIDMGQDEGGPHPPQDFSHITVQCVSAWCYLPTCAYNNLTIEVSKQDVHLFLLSPQTLPIREWQPVQLGWCARLKSVTWNYRFESPGGSPVDHLIPSNQHNESLTPTLYPYAKLHQGCASYYNYHVTVRYPHRGVYTASLHIENGPHLRRSLNVYVQPALLHVFSASSTLLSLTHRTVNLSWTLQPLSPRIMAYSLIDVQGLDQWSPHYNYNPFALQSDFCAAPKSWNSGGKVMASIYFRISEKISGQLKGEIRFSNQTVIFRANNANPTYLVLNPQRTKAGTYIFSHALGLYYSTQARKNTSASGGNSSFHYIFYQQQSLSYLLIIEFIQPQWYRFSMHLYLNRRETLFKALGEKDTEVQIFNGHSTDESLAYVLWFIPTQHPQLQCEWIFDLQLFDSRKEHLLWNYTYTYGNHVKNATRLLSHSVSFFKPSLYAGFVAKVNCRKSGLVHAVLKATVNTYSSKIRELNVACQKSYCYNLIATIHKPNLFESVIKYRRVSAVRLESIAKADCRTSSVIHILWKIYSLKSALSIPDWTHPLKLPDEITTDSVIFYIPGNVLYYGFHHVNVTMTVFLPAYNINITESDSILLQILESDLVANIIGGPFRMVGVSDRWALDGSSSSDPDSHNPLEGMTFNWYCTKRELDYSTMRLSPNEKCHPAQVDLTWTPSIDPVQIVEPNTLQENTKYYFILRIQKQNRSAHTLQTVHVLHGSVPVLNITCVENCEKTIKVTESFVLSARCLNCGKNQPLYFWTLLSANSREMQFDWASKTTTGRSNPSIHINPLAFRYMTDRFYALRLKVNSQGKSSAVYTYSFYVNAPPQTGKCNIYPKEGTAFLTKFVIHCTGFEDKDGPLTYKVIVHSDLTKMTNVSSLQNNTFGTVLYTGHHHKTPPSFLPSGTPSKKYVLEISVQVYDAYGAFSQVTLQAIVHDPRRSKPADIILSVLHNLTSGINSYLEMKDYFSTGFLIYVASSVLNDIEASPPTYDSKNDLREILLNASSRIPMNEVGKINQIVSIICQITQNVNKIGRGLQVLAVRKLKEASEALKRHRDKDLGSKEAEIISNGIFTGLSNVVRASLLNHRNANINAVKEAIQVTEIVADLVLQGKVPGERKTSIEAKDWSIRLWKNEKWELSKKISPRLHCRNCFHLKLNHTELPADAVISTLHYVFKENPFFWLPNSVDIHTVVNGFKMLGVAANGDVIGINPEVTELIMDNNNKKSAAFNLTIGPDKKLYKTTGGFNIEIKKGSKHVFIQILCDIEVTFNVSIYPGLNVSHPPIASYIAFPDKEPIPHQMDSATTECAVTAPYMLCLPQSLLSGLSGNKGRKWNISVVIQSEPIVKHRTAKVVRIAVFTADCLVLNGIQNQWEEGTCRLGSHTSWSKIHCICKAKKRNTTTTTTTSRQLLIDSDPHIRFLAGKFALFPNPLDIKKVVLAEFDSNPVTLFTVFSIFAGYIFCSTWATIKDKADLKRKNKILVLPDNDPYHKVRYLITIYTGSRLGSGTTADVFVELTGEKGVSDIHCIKHPQFPTLFRASVDTFLLTTRYELGEILSLHVWHNNGGSSPNWYLSRVKVYNVQTKKSWLFICRNWLGLGKADGKIERLFPAKHQRSSLNKMDYFFISLARDLEETHIWLSVFSQFVTGNFTRVQRVSCCLVIMLINLLFNIMYFSAEEEKELQSRKQRLLKSLYIGFVTALFSIPMQLTITWLFKYSEDKPSVSTKGESGLKANPPSLSETLSTVETSSSPETLSMKRQHTKISNTNANNNDVTDKDAGAAEAERTTVHTEFLFFFQTPEFAWWWRYVAWVLVFIISGVSSFIIILYGLSYGYTTSMEWFIASMTSFFESVFLLQTLKLCLISAVSTITLKYCENIPWKTREQYFQMKLVQVNIDKKDFKKIHHELLRLRRSKQYEPLTEDELIVLKKKVKAQHLAFVFIKDIICHLLFSSCILSVAYSTDPTTSFYYNKAIRDTFSPGLSKINKLEQIYVWMSNVFVPLMHNDYQPTYLSESWSKILGLPRMRQIRAQKTEKTCFPPNSFVNNYMISKSHCRPDYNTDAEDQRDYLGSWLNPAIGHVSTQVSDFQGFSYESDIDQWEYKSYGVLNAYGPGGYSFYFFPQEQRPNTTLRLIDLEKNSWLDELTWAVIFELTTFNPDVDLYCSITIIFETSDLGVVNASLSVNSYKLSVFHYQSNSQLIVYGIIVYILVFYLADEFHMLREQRIGYLQTATNLINFAIKTICLFFILLIALKFKLARSLLERHLQNPEDFIAFHVVSQIDQLYRMVAGVLTFLLVLKPYRYFRFLYKMRLAEKAMSAAFPEFVYMTVFTGLMFCAYMIFGYLIYGQSEWNYNTLLHSLQTVFSYSFFGLRRTGIIADKSLGLFFRASFTFVILFICHNLWRALIIVNYMSMKHPVYEQHSDEAEAINFVALKIRRMWLSLSQPQSSISDSDVTNTFIFGKPTATGDKQGLKTTRIEGKKMIYLSV; encoded by the coding sequence ATGCATTGCCCTGTGCTCCTTATCTTCTTCCTGAGGTACTCTTTTTGTTATACAACAGCTGCGCCCATTCATTTCTTGCCACCTCCACTGTTGGTCATCTGCACAGATCCACAACAACGAGTCTATCAGAGGCATGACACTGAACATCATATCTCATGTATCTGGGCTGGGAAAATTGAGCTGAAGTATTCAAGAAACAGAGGACTGTCTTTAGATATCAAGGTTGGGAAGCCAGGCGTGCAAGTCCCTCCCCATTGTAGGTGGTACCGGGATTCCAACTTGCTAGAGAATACAAATCACTGGTCAGGTCAGGTGGTAATAGATATGGGCCAAGATGAAGGAGGCCCTCATCCACCCCAGGACTTTAGTCATATCACAGTGCAATGCGTATCAGCCTGGTGCTATTTACCCACTTGTGCTTACAACAACTTGACCATTGAAGTTTCTAAGCAAGATGtccatcttttcctcctctcACCACAGACACTTCCCATCCGGGAATGGCAACCAGTGCAGCTAGGCTGGTGTGCACGCCTGAAAAGTGTCACCTGGAACTACCGCTTCGAGAGTCCCGGGGGTAGTCCTGTAGACCATCTCATTCCCAGCAACCAGCACAATGAGTCACTCACACCCACTCTTTATCCCTATGCAAAATTGCACCAAGGATGTGCATCATATTATAACTACCATGTAACAGTGCGTTATCCACACCGTGGAGTCTACACTGCTTCACTCCATATTGAGAATGGGCCTCACCTCAGACGCAGTCTCAACGTGTATGTGCAGCCTGCTCTGCTCCATGTATTTAGCGCTTCCTCCACATTGCTCAGTCTTACTCACAGGACTGTCAACCTTTCCTGGACTCTCCAACCCCTTAGTCCCAGAATAATGGCTTACTCGTTGATAGATGTGCAGGGACTGGACCAATGGTCTCCTCACTACAATTATAATCCTTTTGCTCTACAAAGTGATTTCTGTGCAGCTCCCAAATCATGGAATTCTGGGGGCAAAGTGATGGCCAGCATCTATTTTCGTATTAGCGAGAAAATATCTGGACAGCTCAAGGGGGAAATCAGATTTTCTAATCAGACTGTGATTTTCAGAGCAAACAATGCAAACCCAACTTACCTCGTGCTCAACCCACAACGAACAAAAGCAGGCACTTACATTTTCAGTCATGCTTTGGGACTATACTATTCTACCCAAGCAAGAAAGAATACCAGTGCCAGTGGTGGGAACTCTAGCTTTCACTATATTTTTTATCAGCAGCAGAGCCTCTCTTACCTACTCATCATTGAATTTATACAACCTCAGTGGTACCGGTTCAGCATGCACTTATACCTGAACCGAAGGGAGACTTTGTTCAAGGCTTTAGGAGAAAAGGATACCGAAGTTCAGATTTTCAATGGACATTCTACTGATGAGAGTTTGGCCTATGTTTTATGGTTTATTCCTACACAACATCCGCAGCTGCAGTGTGAATGGATCTTTGATTTgcaactttttgattctaggaAGGAGCACCTCCTTTGGAATTACACGTACACTTATGGAAATCATGTGAAAAATGCCACTCGCCTTCTTTCTCACTCTGTTTCATTCTTCAAACCTTCCCTGTATGCAGGGTTTGTAGCAAAAGTGAACTGCAGAAAAAGTGGGCTTGTACATGCTGTTCTCAAAGCCACGGTCAACACTTACTCTTCAAAAATCAGGGAGTTAAATGTGGCCTGTCAAAAAAGTTACTGTTATAACCTGATTGCTACCATCCATAAACCAAATCTGTTTGAGTCAGTCATAAAATACAGGAGAGTGTCAGCAGTTCGCTTGGAATCAATTGCAAAAGCAGACTGCAGGACAAGTTCAGTTATACATATACTCTGGAAAATCTACAGCCTTAAAAGTGCTTTGTCTATTCCTGACTGGACACATCCTCTCAAGCTACCTGATGAAATAACTACAGATAGCGTAATATTTTACATACCCGGGAATGTTTTGTATTATGGCTTTCATCATGTTAATGTGACCATGACAGTTTTTCTACCTGCATATAATATAAACATCACTGAGTCAGATTCAATATTACTCCAAATTCTCGAAAGTGATTTAGTAGCAAACATAATTGGAGGACCCTTCCGGATGGTTGGTGTTTCTGATCGTTGGGCTCTGGATGGATCTTCCTCATCTGATCCTGATTCACACAATCCCCTGGAAGGAATGACATTTAACTGGTACTGCACAAAACGGGAATTAGATTATTCAACAATGAGGCTGAGTCCCAATGAAAAATGCCACCCAGCACAGGTTGATTTAACCTGGACACCTTCCATTGATCCCGTTCAAATAGTGGAGCCCAACACACTTCAAGAAAACACAAAATACTATTTTATCTTAAGAATTCAGAAGCAGAATAGATCAGCGCACACACTCCAAACAGTTCATGTACTCCATGGTTCTGTACCAGTGTTGAACATCACCTGTGTTGAAAATTGTGAGAAAACTATAAAAGTAACAGAAAGTTTTGTTCTGTCTGCAAGATGTCTAAATTGTGGAAAAAATCAACCACTTTACTTTTGGACCCTTCTTTCAGCAAATTCCAGGGAAATGCAGTTTGACTGggcttctaaaactacaactggGAGGTCAAATCCATCCATACATATAAACCCATTAGCATTCAGATATATGACGGACAGATTCTATGCTCTTCGTCTCAAAGTAAATTCACAGGGAAAATCCTCAGCTGTTTACACATATTCATTCTATGTAAATGCTCCACCCCAGACTGGAAAGTGCAACATTTATCCAAAGGAAGGCACAGCCTTCCTCACAAAATTTGTCATCCACTGTACTGGCTTTGAGGACAAAGATGGGCCTCTTACATATAAAGTGATAGTACATTCTGATTTAACAAAAATGACTAATGTATCTTCTCTACAGAATAATACATTTGGAACAGTATTGTACACCGGTCATCACCACAAAACTCCTCCATCATTCCTGCCAAGTGGCACACCATCTAAAAAATATGTATTGGAAATAAGCGTCCAAGTATATGATGCCTATGGCGCATTTTCTCAAGTAACTCTTCAGGCAATTGTTCATGATCCAAGAAGAAGTAAGCCAGCTGATATTATTCTGAGCGTACTGCATAATTTAACTAGTGGGATAAATTCTTATCTTGAAATGAAAGATTACTTTAGTACTGGTTTCCTTATATATGTGGCATCTTCTGTATTAAATGATATTGAAGCTTCACCACCTACATatgactcaaaaaatgatttacGGGAAATCCTCCTTAATGCATCTTCCAGGATTCCAATGAATGAAGTAGGGAAGATAAACCAAATTGTATCAATTATTTGTCAAATAACACAGAATGTTAATAAAATTGGAAGGGGGTTACAAGTGCTTGCGGTCAGAAAACTaaaagaagccagtgaagctcTAAAAAGACACAGGGACAAAGACTTAggttccaaggaagcagaaataatTAGCAATGGTATATTTACTGGATTGTCTAATGTAGTGAGAGCGTCTCTCTTGAACCATAGGAACGCCAATATAAATGCAGTTAAAGAAGCAATTCAGGTGACAGAAATAGTGGCAGACCTAGTCTTACAGGGAAAAGTTCCCGGCGAACGTAAAACTAGCATAGAAGCCAAAGATTGGTCTATTCGCTTATGGAAAAATGAAAAGTGGGAACTTTCTAAAAAAATATCTCCGAGACTACATTGTAGAAATTGTTTTCATCTTAAACTGAATCACACTGAATTACCAGCAGATGCTGTAATTTCCACTCTCCATTATGTATTTAAGGAGAATCCCTTCTTTTGGTTGCCAAATTCAGTAGATATTCACACAGTAGTGAATGGGTTCAAAATGTTAGGAGTCGCAGCCAATGGAGACGTTATAGGGATCAACCCCGAGGTAACAGAGTTGATTAtggataataacaataagaaatcTGCCGCTTTTAATTTGACAATAGGACCTGATAAAAAACTCTACAAAACAACTGGTGGCTTCAATATTGAAATAAAGAAAGGTTCCAAACATGTTTTCATCCAGATCCTATGTGACATTGAGGTGACATTCAATGTATCTATCTACCCGGGACTCAATGTCAGCCACCCTCCCATTGCATCTTACATTGCCTTCCCGGATAAAGAACCAATACCACATCAAATGGATTCTGCCACCACTGAGTGTGCAGTTACGGCGCCATATATGCTTTGTCTTCCTCAATCACTGCTTAGCGGTTTATctggaaataaaggaaggaagtggAACATCTCAGTTGTAATACAGTCCGAACCAATTGTGAAGCATCGAACTGCCAAAGTTGTGCGCATTGCTGTTTTTACAGCAGACTGTCTAGTTTTGAATGGCATTCAGAACCAGTGGGAAGAAGGAACTTGTAGACTTGGCTCTCACACGAGTTGGTCCAAGATACATTGTATCTGTAAAGCAAAAAAGCGTAATACAACGACGACTACAACAACCAGTCGTCAATTATTAATTGATTCTGATCCTCACATCAGATTTTTGGCTGGCAAATTTGCTTTGTTCCCAAATCCTTTGGATATTAAAAAGGTCGTATTAGCAGAATTTGACTCAAATCCAGTTactttgtttacagtattttccatttttgCCGGCTACATCTTTTGTAGTACCTGGGCTACAATCAAAGATAAAGCTGAcctgaaaaggaaaaacaaaatactgGTCTTGCCAGACAATGACCCCTACCACAAAGTGCGTTATTTGATCACCATATATACAGGAAGTCGGTTAGGATCAGGAACTACAGCAGATGTTTTTGTTGAACTGACAGGTGAGAAAGGTGTTAGTGATATACATTGCATAAAGCACCCCCAGTTTCCAACTCTTTTCCGTGCGTCCGTTGACACCTTTCTTCTAACGACTAGATATGAATTAGGGGAAATTTTGTCCCTTCATGTCTGGCACAATAATGGCGGTTCATCCCCTAACTGGTATTTAAGCCGAGTCAAAGTATACAATGTGCAAACTAAAAAATCTTGGCTGTTCATATGTAGAAACTGGTTAGGTCTTGGCAAGGCTGATGGTAAAATAGAAAGATTGTTTCCTGCTAAACACCAACGCTCAAGCTTAAATAAAATGGATTACTTCTTTATATCCCTTGCcagagacttggaagagacccacaTATGGCTCTCAGTATTTTCTCAGTTTGTTACTGGTAATTTCACCAGGGTGCAAAGGGTATCCTGTTGCTTGGTAATCATGCTCATTAATCTCTTATTCAATATCATGTACTTCAGTgctgaagaggaaaaagaacttcAGTCTAGAAAACAACGGCTTTTGAAATCTCTCTATATTGGATTTGTGACTGCTTTGTTTTCCATCCCTATGCAATTGACTATAACATGGTTATTTAAATACTCAGAAGATAAACCTTCGGTAAGTACCAAAGGTGAGAGTGGGCTAAAAGCAAATCCCCCCTCTTTGTCTGAAACTCTCTCGACTGTTGAAACTTCATCGAGTCCTGAAACTTTGAGCATGAAAAGGCAGCATACAAAAATTTCAAACACcaatgctaataataatgatgtgaCAGACAAGGATGCAGGAGCAGCTGAGGCAGAACGCACAACAGTGCATACGGAGTTCTTATTCTTTTTTCAAACACCAGAATTTGCATGGTGGTGGAGATATGTCGCTTGGGTGCTGGTCTTTATAATATCTGGAGTCTCGTcatttatcattatattatacgGTTTGTCCTATGGCTATACAACTTCAATGGAATGGTTTATAGCGTCCATGACATCTTTTTTTGAGAGTGTATTTTTGTTGCAAACTCTAAAGTTGTGTCTTATCTCAGCAGTGAGTACTATTACTCTTAAATACTGTGAAAACATCCCCTGGAAGACCAGAGAACAGTACTTTCAGATGAAGCTGGTCCAAGTAAATATCGATAAGAAAGACTTTAAAAAGATTCATCATGAGCTTCTCAGACTCAGGCGCAGCAAGCAATATGAACCGTTAACGGAGGATGAACTGATTGTCTTGAAGAAAAAAGTGAAAGCTCAACATCTCGCTTTTGTTTTTATAAAGGATATAATCTGCCACCTTCTTTTCTCATCCTGCATTTTATCTGTTGCTTATTCCACAGATCCCACAACTAGCTTTTATTACAATAAAGCTATACGTGACACGTTTTCCCCTGGCCTGTCAAAAATAAATAAGCTGGAACAAATTTACGTGTGGATGAGCAATGTCTTTGTGCCACTGATGCACAATGACTATCAACCAACTTATCTTTCAGAATCTTGGTCCAAAATACTCGGTTTACCCAGAATGAGGCAAATAAGGGCACAGAAAACTGAAAAAACATGCTTTCCTCCAAACAGCTTTGTAAATAACTATATGATTAGTAAAAGCCACTGCCGCCCTGATTATAATACCGATGCAGAAGATCAGCGTGACTACCTTGGATCATGGCTCAACCCAGCCATTGGGCACGTTTCAACTCAAGTCAGCGATTTTCAAGGATTTTCATATGAATCTGACATTGACCAGTGGGAATATAAGTCATATGGTGTTTTAAATGCATATGGACCTGGAGGAtactctttttatttctttccacaaGAGCAACGACCCAATACAACACTGAGACTGATTGATTTGGAAAAGAACAGCTGGCTTGATGAGTTGACCTGGGCAGTGATTTTTGAATTAACAACATTTAATCCAGATGTAGATCTGTATTGTAGCATTACTATCATATTTGAGACTAGTGATCTGGGCGTTGTTAATGCAAGTTTGTCTGTTAATTCTTATAAACTCTCTGTTTTTCACTATCAAAGCAACTCTCAGTTGATTGTATATGGAATTATAGTATATATTCTTGTTTTTTATCTTGCTGATGAATTTCACATGCTGCGTGAACAAAGGATAGGTTATCTCCAAACAGCAACTAACTTAATTAATTTTGCAATAAAAACAATCTGCTTGTTTTTTATATTGCTAATTGCACTAAAATTTAAGTTGGCCCGCTCTTTGTTAGAGCGTCATTTACAAAACCCAGAAGATTTTATTGCCTTTCATGTAGTTTCTCAAATTGATCAGCTCTATAGGATGGTTGCAGGTGTTTTGACCTTCCTTCTGGTTTTAAAACCATACCGCTATTTCAGATTTTTGTACAAAATGCGGCTGGCAGAAAAAGCTATGTCAGCTGCCTTTCCTGAGTTTGTTTATATGACAGTGTTCACAGGTTTGATGTTTTGTGCATATATGATATTTGGTTATCTCATATATGGTCAAAGTGAGTGGAATTATAATACTTTGCTTCATTCTCTCCAGACTGTATTTTCATACTCCTTTTTTGGCCTTAGAAGGACTGGCATTATAGCTGATAAAAGTTTAGGGCTATTTTTCCGAGCGTCGTTTACAtttgtaatattatttatatgtcACAATTTATGGAGAGCCCTAATAATCGTTAATTACATGTCAATGAAACACCCTGTCTATGAACAACATTCTGATGAAGCTGAAGCAATAAACTTTGTGGCTCTGAAGATTCGACGTATGTGGCTTTCCCTCAGCCAGCCACAATCATCTATAAGTGACAGCGACGTTACCAACACTTTTATTTTTGGAAAGCCTACAGCTACGGGTGATAAACAAGGGCTAAAAACCACACGGATAGAGGGCAAGAAAATGATTTATCTTTCTGTTTGA